The proteins below come from a single Drosophila kikkawai strain 14028-0561.14 chromosome 3R, DkikHiC1v2, whole genome shotgun sequence genomic window:
- the LOC108075373 gene encoding protein spalt-accessory-like — protein sequence MAFRYIFVISAVVVLAQGSYLSSVDQESEVGVHSSGGVSSGAGIPRGYPAAPQPQRPVSGHGGSYGPAGGSQQRPRPHGGSPRRQTGGYNRPAAASHVSGGVHGGRPIGGGSGHGNPHQNRNRNPKPY from the coding sequence atgGCATTTCGGTACATCTTTGTGATAAGCGCTGTGGTGGTTCTGGCCCAAGGATCCTATCTGTCCTCTGTGGACCAGGAATCAGAGGTTGGAGTCCATAGCTCTGGTGGTGTGTCGTCTGGAGCCGGTATTCCACGAGGATATCCCGCAGCACCGCAGCCACAACGCCCCGTTTCTGGTCATGGGGGTTCCTATGGACCTGCGGGAGGATCCCAGCAGCGCCCTCGTCCCCATGGAGGTTCCCCTCGCCGTCAGACCGGTGGATATAATCGCCCTGCTGCGGCCAGTCATGTCTCTGGTGGTGTCCATGGAGGCCGTCCAATTGGTGGTGGATCCGGCCACGGAAATCCTCACCAGAACCGCAATCGCAACCCAAAGCCCTATTAG